From Amycolatopsis cihanbeyliensis, a single genomic window includes:
- a CDS encoding PaaX family transcriptional regulator, which produces MVEQAPQELVMTLLGSYLRPRRHRSVWAGGLVALLAELGFSAGAARVALTRMAQRDLLERHRDGRQVHYTPSGRTLAILADGDERIFSFGRRRSADEPWTLLWHSVPEDRKLARARLVRRLRFLGFGPVGDGTWLAPHDREREVAELLAELEVRPHAGLMVGRPPAPVDVRVFAARAWDLEALAERYAAFVAEFERYQNVRLDDATAFAVRTRLVHAFRRFPMLDPELPEALVPPPRRRADAVALFQDLYPALAEAAGRHFDEVVTP; this is translated from the coding sequence ATGGTCGAGCAGGCGCCACAGGAGCTGGTGATGACCCTGCTCGGCAGCTACCTGCGGCCGCGGCGGCACCGGTCGGTGTGGGCGGGCGGCCTGGTGGCGTTGCTGGCCGAACTCGGTTTCTCCGCGGGTGCGGCGCGAGTGGCGCTGACCAGAATGGCCCAGCGGGACCTGCTGGAACGTCATCGCGACGGCAGGCAGGTGCACTACACCCCTTCCGGGCGCACGCTGGCCATCCTCGCCGATGGCGACGAGCGCATCTTCTCCTTCGGGCGGCGGCGATCCGCGGACGAACCGTGGACCCTGCTGTGGCACAGCGTTCCGGAGGATCGCAAGCTGGCCAGGGCCCGCCTGGTGCGCCGGTTGCGTTTCCTCGGTTTCGGCCCGGTCGGCGACGGCACCTGGCTGGCGCCGCACGACCGGGAGCGGGAGGTGGCCGAGCTGCTGGCGGAGCTGGAAGTGCGCCCACATGCCGGGCTGATGGTGGGCAGGCCGCCCGCGCCGGTGGACGTGCGGGTGTTCGCGGCCCGCGCCTGGGACCTGGAGGCACTGGCCGAGCGCTACGCCGCGTTCGTCGCGGAGTTCGAGCGGTACCAGAACGTCCGGTTGGACGACGCCACCGCGTTCGCCGTGCGGACCAGGCTGGTGCACGCGTTCCGCCGGTTTCCGATGCTCGACCCCGAACTGCCCGAGGCACTGGTGCCACCGCCCCGCCGGCGGGCCGACGCGGTGGCGCTGTTCCAGGATCTCTACCCGGCGCTCGCCGAGGCCGCCGGGCGACACTTCGACGAGGTGGTCACCCCGTGA
- a CDS encoding LLM class flavin-dependent oxidoreductase, with product MKVGIGLPNTTPGTGGTLLLEWARRADAGPFSSLAVLDRLVYDSLDPFTALAAAAAVTERVRLATMIAIGPLRGAALLAKQADSVHTISGGRLTLGLAVGARRDDYEAAGADHRTRGETLSAQLAHLRGDERAMELLVGGASGAALARMARYADGYAHGGGPPRAFASAATRARAAWRDHGRPGRPRLWGQGYFALGDPERGGDYLRDYYAFTGPFAERIAAANLTSARAVRDFVRGYREAGCDELVLLPTVPDPAEVDRLAEALAI from the coding sequence GTGAAGGTCGGGATCGGACTACCGAACACGACACCGGGCACCGGCGGCACGCTCCTGCTCGAGTGGGCGCGCCGGGCCGACGCGGGCCCGTTCTCCTCGCTGGCCGTCCTCGACCGGCTGGTCTACGACAGCCTCGATCCCTTCACCGCACTGGCCGCGGCGGCCGCGGTCACCGAGCGGGTCAGGCTGGCGACGATGATCGCGATCGGCCCGCTGCGGGGCGCCGCGTTGCTGGCCAAGCAGGCCGACTCGGTGCACACGATCTCCGGCGGCAGGCTCACCCTCGGCCTGGCCGTGGGCGCCCGGCGGGACGACTACGAGGCGGCGGGCGCCGACCACCGCACCCGTGGCGAGACGCTGTCCGCGCAGCTGGCACACCTGCGCGGCGACGAGCGTGCGATGGAGCTGCTCGTGGGCGGGGCGAGCGGTGCCGCACTGGCCAGGATGGCCCGCTACGCCGACGGGTACGCGCACGGTGGCGGCCCGCCACGGGCGTTCGCCTCGGCCGCGACCAGGGCGAGGGCCGCCTGGCGGGACCACGGCCGTCCGGGCCGGCCGCGCCTGTGGGGGCAGGGCTACTTCGCGCTCGGCGATCCCGAGCGGGGCGGCGACTACCTGCGGGACTACTACGCCTTCACCGGGCCGTTCGCCGAGCGGATCGCCGCCGCGAACCTCACCAGCGCCCGCGCCGTGCGGGACTTCGTGCGCGGCTATCGCGAGGCGGGCTGCGACGAGCTGGTGCTGTTGCCCACCGTGCCCGACCCTGCCGAGGTCGACCGGCTGGCGGAGGCGCTCGCGATATGA